The proteins below are encoded in one region of Equus caballus isolate H_3958 breed thoroughbred chromosome 16, TB-T2T, whole genome shotgun sequence:
- the CDHR4 gene encoding cadherin-related family member 4 isoform X10: MVLLRALVLLLALVVSELLHVQPPTTFFNPPSLTRWQGIYVGEVTLSSSAQLDALVVNHYELQLRFICGNHVMEGPLSVDVQQDPGHIRCAGRFASPGGEIIQVLETVSPGARLYTLLLPGLELQGAQMSITSAQDPPHFPGPFSINRQGWLQAPSQGLKGQAQKSFQLQVSVTFGQNRSCHGMLMVKVLPAPSSQVSFLEQAQNITILENLVPGSKVAQVQARGFDVRYEIVSPVPCPLFSIGRADGVVRTAAPLELTPATKGAAVTRLQVKAFERLRPWASVELDLTVKVRSVNRWPPRCLPELLVTQIPETMPVGTMLNTFTCTDPDSPGSTLDYQLRFHSPPGPASLCLRERVLEVNATLDCDTPGACFQHAASILVLDDGQPLMTTEVPVLVMVTPVNEFSPACVSRTFRVREDAGPHTLLGSVVGSDMDYPHDSIEYHTSGGSATFAVDHLSGEVRLLGSLDYELQRLYRLTVLLTDHSQDQDATCHHSGSCTITIEVEDVNDHAPECEPPFQELTIHTSLGQSVEVTKVLCRVPQEPQRLAFSYSIVGGNSQSRFSLQGAILVHNDLMLAPPWPEQPHTYELLIRVADAGPSIPHLSTTATVIVHLVPWRASTVATSTHRATMPSMMTPLLVTDTEAFWQPEPWFVVMLTMTGALLLLALGWLLNRLLQGIQGAERSIEGFMEAPRMEMPQAPSSIMSLHFDGRAQDSRTGRDYLFNTRTGARHWL, translated from the exons ATGGTGCTGCTCAGGGCCCTGGTGCTGCTTCTTGCTCTGGTTGTCTCTG AGTTGCTCCATGTGCAGCCACCCACCACCTTCTTCAACCCACCCAGCCTGACTAGGTGGCAAGGGATCTATGTGGGTGAG GTGACCTTGAGCAGCTCGGCCCAGCTGGATGCCCTGGTGGTGAACCACTATGAGCTGCAGCTGCGGTTCATATGTGGCAACCATGTGATGGAGGGACCACTCTCTGTGGATGTGCAGCAGGACCCTGGCCATATCCGGTGTGCTGGCCGATTTGCCAGCCCAG GTGGGGAAATCATTCAGGTGCTGGAAACAGTCTCACCTGGGGCCCGCCTGTACACTCTGCTGCTCCCAGGCCTGGAACTCCAGGGTGCCCAG ATGAGCATCACCAGTGCCCAGGACCCTCCACACTTCCCTGGACCTTTCTCTATCAATAGGCAGGGTTGGCTGCAGGCGCCATCCCAGGGCCTCAAAGGCCAGGCTCAAAAG AGCTTCCAGCTTCAGGTCTCAGTGACCTTTGGACAAAACCGAAGCTGCCATGGGATGCTGATGGTTAAAGTTTTGCCTGCTCCCTCCAGCCAGGTCTCCTTCCT GGAGCAAGCCCAGAATATCACCATCTTGGAGAACCTGGTCCCCGGGAGTAAGGTGGCTCAGGTCCAGGCCCGGGGCTTCGATGTGCGCTATGAAATCGTCTCCCCGGTGCCCTGCCCGCTCTTCTCCATCGGTCGCG CCGACGGTGTGGTGCGGACCGCTGCTCCTCTGGAGTTGACGCCAGCGACGAAAGGAGCCGCGGTTACACGGCTGCAAGTGAAGGCCTTCGAGCGGCTCCGTCCGTGGGCCAGCGTCGAGCTCGATCTCACGGTGAAAGTGCGGTCAGTCAACCGCTGGCCCCCGCGCTGCCTCCCAGAGCTGCTGGT gaCACAAATCCCGGAGACCATGCCTGTGGGCACCATGCTGAACACCTTCACTTGCACTGACCCAGATTCTCCTGGTTCCACCTTGGACTACCAGCTGCGGTTCCACAGCCCTCCTGGCCCAGCCAGTCTCTGCCTTCGAGAAAGGGTCCTGGAG GTGAATGCCACACTGGACTGTGACACTCCTGGGGCCTGCTTTCAGCATGCAGCCTCCATCCTGGTGCTTGATGATGGTCAGCCCCTGATGACCA CTGAGGTGCCAGTACTGGTGATGGTGACACCTGTCAACGAGTTCTCCCCAGCCTGTGTCTCACGCACATTTCGAGTTCGGGAGGATGCAGGGCCCCACACTCTTCTGGGCTCTGTGGTGGGCAGCGACATGGACTACCCGCACGACAGCATTGAGTACCACACCTCTGGCGGATCCGCCACCTTTGCTGTGGACCATCTCAGCG GAGAGGTTCGCCTCCTGGGGTCTTTGGACTATGAGCTGCAAAGGTTATACAGGCTCACTGTCCTGCTGACTGACCACAGCCAAGACCAGGACGCCACTTGCCACCACTCAGGCTCCTGCACCATTACCATCGAGGTTGAG GATGTGAATGACCATGCCCCAGAGTGTGAGCCCCCCTTTCAGGAACTCACCATCCACACATCCCTGGGCCAGAGCGTGGAGGTGACCAAGGTGTTATGTCGGGTCCCCCAGGAGCCTCAGCGCCTGGCCTTCTCCTACAGTATCGTGGGAG GGAATAGTCAGAGCCGATTCAGTCTGCAAGGAGCCATCCTGGTGCACAATGACCTCATGTTGGCACCCCCTTGGCCAGAGCAGCCTCATACTTATGAGCTATTGATTCGTGTGGCCGATGCAggtccctccatcccccatctcAGCACCACAGCCACCGTCATTGTGCATCTAGTTCCGTGGAGGGCCAGCACAGTGGCCACCAGCACCCACAGAGCCACA ATGCCTTCAATGATGACACCCCTGCTTGTGACAGACACGGAGGCTTTCTGGCAGCCGGAGCCCTGGTTTGTGGTGATGCTGACAATGACCGGTGcccttctcctcttggctctgggCTGGCTCCTCAACAGGCTCCTTCAGGG TATCCAAGGAGCTGAGAGGTCCATTGAGGGGTTCATGGAGGCGCCGAGGATGGAGATGCCACAGGCACCCAGCAGCATCATGAGCCTG CACTTTGATGGCAGAGCACAGGACTCCC GTACAGGCAGAGATTACCTGTTCAACACGCGCACGGGAGCCCGGCACTGGCTCTGA
- the CDHR4 gene encoding cadherin-related family member 4 isoform X2 — protein sequence MEGRGWERARKGQRSEPLTLIPYLGCFLHQVLTPNVGNELTYGRMLGTRKSFVCLAPGWPEGQDYAHVCGSTSMGWGASSLNHLFLTDVHCLPWFIKVSESQGPGTILQFFSFNCSSHIPTLELLHVQPPTTFFNPPSLTRWQGIYVGEVTLSSSAQLDALVVNHYELQLRFICGNHVMEGPLSVDVQQDPGHIRCAGRFASPGGEIIQVLETVSPGARLYTLLLPGLELQGAQMSITSAQDPPHFPGPFSINRQGWLQAPSQGLKGQAQKSFQLQVSVTFGQNRSCHGMLMVKVLPAPSSQVSFLEQAQNITILENLVPGSKVAQVQARGFDVRYEIVSPVPCPLFSIGRADGVVRTAAPLELTPATKGAAVTRLQVKAFERLRPWASVELDLTVKVRSVNRWPPRCLPELLVTQIPETMPVGTMLNTFTCTDPDSPGSTLDYQLRFHSPPGPASLCLRERVLEVNATLDCDTPGACFQHAASILVLDDGQPLMTTEVPVLVMVTPVNEFSPACVSRTFRVREDAGPHTLLGSVVGSDMDYPHDSIEYHTSGGSATFAVDHLSGEVRLLGSLDYELQRLYRLTVLLTDHSQDQDATCHHSGSCTITIEVEDVNDHAPECEPPFQELTIHTSLGQSVEVTKVLCRVPQEPQRLAFSYSIVGGNSQSRFSLQGAILVHNDLMLAPPWPEQPHTYELLIRVADAGPSIPHLSTTATVIVHLVPWRASTVATSTHRATMPSMMTPLLVTDTEAFWQPEPWFVVMLTMTGALLLLALGWLLNRLLQGLARVLQAPSIPAQALLLNSIQGAERSIEGFMEAPRMEMPQAPSSIMSLHFDGRAQDSRTGRDYLFNTRTGARHWL from the exons atggagggcaggggctgggagagagCCAGGAAAGGGCAAAGATCTGAGCCTCTGACCCTCATTCCTTATCTTGGCTGCTTCCTCCACCAGGTCCTCACTCCCAATGTGGGAAATGAGCTGACCTATGGTAGGATGTTGGGGACAAGGAAGAGCTTTGTCTGCTTGGCCCCAGGATGGCCAGAAGGGCAGGACTATGCTCATGTGTGTGGTTCTACAAGCATGGGGTGGGGGGCCTCCAGCCTGAATCATCTCTTCCTTACAGACGTCCACTGCCTGCCCTGGTTCATAAAAGTCTCCGAGAGCCAGGGACCTGGCACCAtccttcagtttttctccttcaaCTGCTCTTCTCATATACCTACCCTAGAGTTGCTCCATGTGCAGCCACCCACCACCTTCTTCAACCCACCCAGCCTGACTAGGTGGCAAGGGATCTATGTGGGTGAG GTGACCTTGAGCAGCTCGGCCCAGCTGGATGCCCTGGTGGTGAACCACTATGAGCTGCAGCTGCGGTTCATATGTGGCAACCATGTGATGGAGGGACCACTCTCTGTGGATGTGCAGCAGGACCCTGGCCATATCCGGTGTGCTGGCCGATTTGCCAGCCCAG GTGGGGAAATCATTCAGGTGCTGGAAACAGTCTCACCTGGGGCCCGCCTGTACACTCTGCTGCTCCCAGGCCTGGAACTCCAGGGTGCCCAG ATGAGCATCACCAGTGCCCAGGACCCTCCACACTTCCCTGGACCTTTCTCTATCAATAGGCAGGGTTGGCTGCAGGCGCCATCCCAGGGCCTCAAAGGCCAGGCTCAAAAG AGCTTCCAGCTTCAGGTCTCAGTGACCTTTGGACAAAACCGAAGCTGCCATGGGATGCTGATGGTTAAAGTTTTGCCTGCTCCCTCCAGCCAGGTCTCCTTCCT GGAGCAAGCCCAGAATATCACCATCTTGGAGAACCTGGTCCCCGGGAGTAAGGTGGCTCAGGTCCAGGCCCGGGGCTTCGATGTGCGCTATGAAATCGTCTCCCCGGTGCCCTGCCCGCTCTTCTCCATCGGTCGCG CCGACGGTGTGGTGCGGACCGCTGCTCCTCTGGAGTTGACGCCAGCGACGAAAGGAGCCGCGGTTACACGGCTGCAAGTGAAGGCCTTCGAGCGGCTCCGTCCGTGGGCCAGCGTCGAGCTCGATCTCACGGTGAAAGTGCGGTCAGTCAACCGCTGGCCCCCGCGCTGCCTCCCAGAGCTGCTGGT gaCACAAATCCCGGAGACCATGCCTGTGGGCACCATGCTGAACACCTTCACTTGCACTGACCCAGATTCTCCTGGTTCCACCTTGGACTACCAGCTGCGGTTCCACAGCCCTCCTGGCCCAGCCAGTCTCTGCCTTCGAGAAAGGGTCCTGGAG GTGAATGCCACACTGGACTGTGACACTCCTGGGGCCTGCTTTCAGCATGCAGCCTCCATCCTGGTGCTTGATGATGGTCAGCCCCTGATGACCA CTGAGGTGCCAGTACTGGTGATGGTGACACCTGTCAACGAGTTCTCCCCAGCCTGTGTCTCACGCACATTTCGAGTTCGGGAGGATGCAGGGCCCCACACTCTTCTGGGCTCTGTGGTGGGCAGCGACATGGACTACCCGCACGACAGCATTGAGTACCACACCTCTGGCGGATCCGCCACCTTTGCTGTGGACCATCTCAGCG GAGAGGTTCGCCTCCTGGGGTCTTTGGACTATGAGCTGCAAAGGTTATACAGGCTCACTGTCCTGCTGACTGACCACAGCCAAGACCAGGACGCCACTTGCCACCACTCAGGCTCCTGCACCATTACCATCGAGGTTGAG GATGTGAATGACCATGCCCCAGAGTGTGAGCCCCCCTTTCAGGAACTCACCATCCACACATCCCTGGGCCAGAGCGTGGAGGTGACCAAGGTGTTATGTCGGGTCCCCCAGGAGCCTCAGCGCCTGGCCTTCTCCTACAGTATCGTGGGAG GGAATAGTCAGAGCCGATTCAGTCTGCAAGGAGCCATCCTGGTGCACAATGACCTCATGTTGGCACCCCCTTGGCCAGAGCAGCCTCATACTTATGAGCTATTGATTCGTGTGGCCGATGCAggtccctccatcccccatctcAGCACCACAGCCACCGTCATTGTGCATCTAGTTCCGTGGAGGGCCAGCACAGTGGCCACCAGCACCCACAGAGCCACA ATGCCTTCAATGATGACACCCCTGCTTGTGACAGACACGGAGGCTTTCTGGCAGCCGGAGCCCTGGTTTGTGGTGATGCTGACAATGACCGGTGcccttctcctcttggctctgggCTGGCTCCTCAACAGGCTCCTTCAGGG GTTGGCCCGGGTGCTACAGGCACCAAGCATACCAGCCCAGGCTCTGCTGCTAAACAG TATCCAAGGAGCTGAGAGGTCCATTGAGGGGTTCATGGAGGCGCCGAGGATGGAGATGCCACAGGCACCCAGCAGCATCATGAGCCTG CACTTTGATGGCAGAGCACAGGACTCCC GTACAGGCAGAGATTACCTGTTCAACACGCGCACGGGAGCCCGGCACTGGCTCTGA
- the CDHR4 gene encoding cadherin-related family member 4 isoform X5: MEGRGWERARKGQRSEPLTLIPYLGCFLHQVLTPNVGNELTYGRMLGTRKSFVCLAPGWPEGQDYAHVCGSTSMGWGASSLNHLFLTDVHCLPWFIKVSESQGPGTILQFFSFNCSSHIPTLELLHVQPPTTFFNPPSLTRWQGIYVGEVTLSSSAQLDALVVNHYELQLRFICGNHVMEGPLSVDVQQDPGHIRCAGRFASPGGEIIQVLETVSPGARLYTLLLPGLELQGAQMSITSAQDPPHFPGPFSINRQGWLQAPSQGLKGQAQKSFQLQVSVTFGQNRSCHGMLMVKVLPAPSSQVSFLEQAQNITILENLVPGSKVAQVQARGFDVRYEIVSPVPCPLFSIGRADGVVRTAAPLELTPATKGAAVTRLQVKAFERLRPWASVELDLTVKVRSVNRWPPRCLPELLVTQIPETMPVGTMLNTFTCTDPDSPGSTLDYQLRFHSPPGPASLCLRERVLEVNATLDCDTPGACFQHAASILVLDDGQPLMTTEVPVLVMVTPVNEFSPACVSRTFRVREDAGPHTLLGSVVGSDMDYPHDSIEYHTSGGSATFAVDHLSGEVRLLGSLDYELQRLYRLTVLLTDHSQDQDATCHHSGSCTITIEVEDVNDHAPECEPPFQELTIHTSLGQSVEVTKVLCRVPQEPQRLAFSYSIVGGNSQSRFSLQGAILVHNDLMLAPPWPEQPHTYELLIRVADAGPSIPHLSTTATVIVHLVPWRASTVATSTHRATMPSMMTPLLVTDTEAFWQPEPWFVVMLTMTGALLLLALGWLLNRLLQGIQGAERSIEGFMEAPRMEMPQAPSSIMSLHFDGRAQDSRTGRDYLFNTRTGARHWL, from the exons atggagggcaggggctgggagagagCCAGGAAAGGGCAAAGATCTGAGCCTCTGACCCTCATTCCTTATCTTGGCTGCTTCCTCCACCAGGTCCTCACTCCCAATGTGGGAAATGAGCTGACCTATGGTAGGATGTTGGGGACAAGGAAGAGCTTTGTCTGCTTGGCCCCAGGATGGCCAGAAGGGCAGGACTATGCTCATGTGTGTGGTTCTACAAGCATGGGGTGGGGGGCCTCCAGCCTGAATCATCTCTTCCTTACAGACGTCCACTGCCTGCCCTGGTTCATAAAAGTCTCCGAGAGCCAGGGACCTGGCACCAtccttcagtttttctccttcaaCTGCTCTTCTCATATACCTACCCTAGAGTTGCTCCATGTGCAGCCACCCACCACCTTCTTCAACCCACCCAGCCTGACTAGGTGGCAAGGGATCTATGTGGGTGAG GTGACCTTGAGCAGCTCGGCCCAGCTGGATGCCCTGGTGGTGAACCACTATGAGCTGCAGCTGCGGTTCATATGTGGCAACCATGTGATGGAGGGACCACTCTCTGTGGATGTGCAGCAGGACCCTGGCCATATCCGGTGTGCTGGCCGATTTGCCAGCCCAG GTGGGGAAATCATTCAGGTGCTGGAAACAGTCTCACCTGGGGCCCGCCTGTACACTCTGCTGCTCCCAGGCCTGGAACTCCAGGGTGCCCAG ATGAGCATCACCAGTGCCCAGGACCCTCCACACTTCCCTGGACCTTTCTCTATCAATAGGCAGGGTTGGCTGCAGGCGCCATCCCAGGGCCTCAAAGGCCAGGCTCAAAAG AGCTTCCAGCTTCAGGTCTCAGTGACCTTTGGACAAAACCGAAGCTGCCATGGGATGCTGATGGTTAAAGTTTTGCCTGCTCCCTCCAGCCAGGTCTCCTTCCT GGAGCAAGCCCAGAATATCACCATCTTGGAGAACCTGGTCCCCGGGAGTAAGGTGGCTCAGGTCCAGGCCCGGGGCTTCGATGTGCGCTATGAAATCGTCTCCCCGGTGCCCTGCCCGCTCTTCTCCATCGGTCGCG CCGACGGTGTGGTGCGGACCGCTGCTCCTCTGGAGTTGACGCCAGCGACGAAAGGAGCCGCGGTTACACGGCTGCAAGTGAAGGCCTTCGAGCGGCTCCGTCCGTGGGCCAGCGTCGAGCTCGATCTCACGGTGAAAGTGCGGTCAGTCAACCGCTGGCCCCCGCGCTGCCTCCCAGAGCTGCTGGT gaCACAAATCCCGGAGACCATGCCTGTGGGCACCATGCTGAACACCTTCACTTGCACTGACCCAGATTCTCCTGGTTCCACCTTGGACTACCAGCTGCGGTTCCACAGCCCTCCTGGCCCAGCCAGTCTCTGCCTTCGAGAAAGGGTCCTGGAG GTGAATGCCACACTGGACTGTGACACTCCTGGGGCCTGCTTTCAGCATGCAGCCTCCATCCTGGTGCTTGATGATGGTCAGCCCCTGATGACCA CTGAGGTGCCAGTACTGGTGATGGTGACACCTGTCAACGAGTTCTCCCCAGCCTGTGTCTCACGCACATTTCGAGTTCGGGAGGATGCAGGGCCCCACACTCTTCTGGGCTCTGTGGTGGGCAGCGACATGGACTACCCGCACGACAGCATTGAGTACCACACCTCTGGCGGATCCGCCACCTTTGCTGTGGACCATCTCAGCG GAGAGGTTCGCCTCCTGGGGTCTTTGGACTATGAGCTGCAAAGGTTATACAGGCTCACTGTCCTGCTGACTGACCACAGCCAAGACCAGGACGCCACTTGCCACCACTCAGGCTCCTGCACCATTACCATCGAGGTTGAG GATGTGAATGACCATGCCCCAGAGTGTGAGCCCCCCTTTCAGGAACTCACCATCCACACATCCCTGGGCCAGAGCGTGGAGGTGACCAAGGTGTTATGTCGGGTCCCCCAGGAGCCTCAGCGCCTGGCCTTCTCCTACAGTATCGTGGGAG GGAATAGTCAGAGCCGATTCAGTCTGCAAGGAGCCATCCTGGTGCACAATGACCTCATGTTGGCACCCCCTTGGCCAGAGCAGCCTCATACTTATGAGCTATTGATTCGTGTGGCCGATGCAggtccctccatcccccatctcAGCACCACAGCCACCGTCATTGTGCATCTAGTTCCGTGGAGGGCCAGCACAGTGGCCACCAGCACCCACAGAGCCACA ATGCCTTCAATGATGACACCCCTGCTTGTGACAGACACGGAGGCTTTCTGGCAGCCGGAGCCCTGGTTTGTGGTGATGCTGACAATGACCGGTGcccttctcctcttggctctgggCTGGCTCCTCAACAGGCTCCTTCAGGG TATCCAAGGAGCTGAGAGGTCCATTGAGGGGTTCATGGAGGCGCCGAGGATGGAGATGCCACAGGCACCCAGCAGCATCATGAGCCTG CACTTTGATGGCAGAGCACAGGACTCCC GTACAGGCAGAGATTACCTGTTCAACACGCGCACGGGAGCCCGGCACTGGCTCTGA
- the CDHR4 gene encoding cadherin-related family member 4 isoform X4, whose translation MEGRGWERARKGQRSEPLTLIPYLGCFLHQVLTPNVGNELTYGRMLGTRKSFVCLAPGWPEGQDYAHVCGSTSMGWGASSLNHLFLTDVHCLPWFIKVSESQGPGTILQFFSFNCSSHIPTLELLHVQPPTTFFNPPSLTRWQGIYVGEVTLSSSAQLDALVVNHYELQLRFICGNHVMEGPLSVDVQQDPGHIRCAGRFASPGGEIIQVLETVSPGARLYTLLLPGLELQGAQMSITSAQDPPHFPGPFSINRQGWLQAPSQGLKGQAQKSFQLQVSVTFGQNRSCHGMLMVKVLPAPSSQVSFLEQAQNITILENLVPGSKVAQVQARGFDVRYEIVSPVPCPLFSIGRADGVVRTAAPLELTPATKGAAVTRLQVKAFERLRPWASVELDLTVKVRSVNRWPPRCLPELLVTQIPETMPVGTMLNTFTCTDPDSPGSTLDYQLRFHSPPGPASLCLRERVLEVNATLDCDTPGACFQHAASILVLDDGQPLMTTEVPVLVMVTPVNEFSPACVSRTFRVREDAGPHTLLGSVVGSDMDYPHDSIEYHTSGGSATFAVDHLSGEVRLLGSLDYELQRLYRLTVLLTDHSQDQDATCHHSGSCTITIEVEDVNDHAPECEPPFQELTIHTSLGQSVEVTKVLCRVPQEPQRLAFSYSIVGGNSQSRFSLQGAILVHNDLMLAPPWPEQPHTYELLIRVADAGPSIPHLSTTATVIVHLVPWRASTVATSTHRATMPSMMTPLLVTDTEAFWQPEPWFVVMLTMTGALLLLALGWLLNRLLQGIQGAERSIEGFMEAPRMEMPQAPSSIMSLQHFDGRAQDSRTGRDYLFNTRTGARHWL comes from the exons atggagggcaggggctgggagagagCCAGGAAAGGGCAAAGATCTGAGCCTCTGACCCTCATTCCTTATCTTGGCTGCTTCCTCCACCAGGTCCTCACTCCCAATGTGGGAAATGAGCTGACCTATGGTAGGATGTTGGGGACAAGGAAGAGCTTTGTCTGCTTGGCCCCAGGATGGCCAGAAGGGCAGGACTATGCTCATGTGTGTGGTTCTACAAGCATGGGGTGGGGGGCCTCCAGCCTGAATCATCTCTTCCTTACAGACGTCCACTGCCTGCCCTGGTTCATAAAAGTCTCCGAGAGCCAGGGACCTGGCACCAtccttcagtttttctccttcaaCTGCTCTTCTCATATACCTACCCTAGAGTTGCTCCATGTGCAGCCACCCACCACCTTCTTCAACCCACCCAGCCTGACTAGGTGGCAAGGGATCTATGTGGGTGAG GTGACCTTGAGCAGCTCGGCCCAGCTGGATGCCCTGGTGGTGAACCACTATGAGCTGCAGCTGCGGTTCATATGTGGCAACCATGTGATGGAGGGACCACTCTCTGTGGATGTGCAGCAGGACCCTGGCCATATCCGGTGTGCTGGCCGATTTGCCAGCCCAG GTGGGGAAATCATTCAGGTGCTGGAAACAGTCTCACCTGGGGCCCGCCTGTACACTCTGCTGCTCCCAGGCCTGGAACTCCAGGGTGCCCAG ATGAGCATCACCAGTGCCCAGGACCCTCCACACTTCCCTGGACCTTTCTCTATCAATAGGCAGGGTTGGCTGCAGGCGCCATCCCAGGGCCTCAAAGGCCAGGCTCAAAAG AGCTTCCAGCTTCAGGTCTCAGTGACCTTTGGACAAAACCGAAGCTGCCATGGGATGCTGATGGTTAAAGTTTTGCCTGCTCCCTCCAGCCAGGTCTCCTTCCT GGAGCAAGCCCAGAATATCACCATCTTGGAGAACCTGGTCCCCGGGAGTAAGGTGGCTCAGGTCCAGGCCCGGGGCTTCGATGTGCGCTATGAAATCGTCTCCCCGGTGCCCTGCCCGCTCTTCTCCATCGGTCGCG CCGACGGTGTGGTGCGGACCGCTGCTCCTCTGGAGTTGACGCCAGCGACGAAAGGAGCCGCGGTTACACGGCTGCAAGTGAAGGCCTTCGAGCGGCTCCGTCCGTGGGCCAGCGTCGAGCTCGATCTCACGGTGAAAGTGCGGTCAGTCAACCGCTGGCCCCCGCGCTGCCTCCCAGAGCTGCTGGT gaCACAAATCCCGGAGACCATGCCTGTGGGCACCATGCTGAACACCTTCACTTGCACTGACCCAGATTCTCCTGGTTCCACCTTGGACTACCAGCTGCGGTTCCACAGCCCTCCTGGCCCAGCCAGTCTCTGCCTTCGAGAAAGGGTCCTGGAG GTGAATGCCACACTGGACTGTGACACTCCTGGGGCCTGCTTTCAGCATGCAGCCTCCATCCTGGTGCTTGATGATGGTCAGCCCCTGATGACCA CTGAGGTGCCAGTACTGGTGATGGTGACACCTGTCAACGAGTTCTCCCCAGCCTGTGTCTCACGCACATTTCGAGTTCGGGAGGATGCAGGGCCCCACACTCTTCTGGGCTCTGTGGTGGGCAGCGACATGGACTACCCGCACGACAGCATTGAGTACCACACCTCTGGCGGATCCGCCACCTTTGCTGTGGACCATCTCAGCG GAGAGGTTCGCCTCCTGGGGTCTTTGGACTATGAGCTGCAAAGGTTATACAGGCTCACTGTCCTGCTGACTGACCACAGCCAAGACCAGGACGCCACTTGCCACCACTCAGGCTCCTGCACCATTACCATCGAGGTTGAG GATGTGAATGACCATGCCCCAGAGTGTGAGCCCCCCTTTCAGGAACTCACCATCCACACATCCCTGGGCCAGAGCGTGGAGGTGACCAAGGTGTTATGTCGGGTCCCCCAGGAGCCTCAGCGCCTGGCCTTCTCCTACAGTATCGTGGGAG GGAATAGTCAGAGCCGATTCAGTCTGCAAGGAGCCATCCTGGTGCACAATGACCTCATGTTGGCACCCCCTTGGCCAGAGCAGCCTCATACTTATGAGCTATTGATTCGTGTGGCCGATGCAggtccctccatcccccatctcAGCACCACAGCCACCGTCATTGTGCATCTAGTTCCGTGGAGGGCCAGCACAGTGGCCACCAGCACCCACAGAGCCACA ATGCCTTCAATGATGACACCCCTGCTTGTGACAGACACGGAGGCTTTCTGGCAGCCGGAGCCCTGGTTTGTGGTGATGCTGACAATGACCGGTGcccttctcctcttggctctgggCTGGCTCCTCAACAGGCTCCTTCAGGG TATCCAAGGAGCTGAGAGGTCCATTGAGGGGTTCATGGAGGCGCCGAGGATGGAGATGCCACAGGCACCCAGCAGCATCATGAGCCTG CAGCACTTTGATGGCAGAGCACAGGACTCCC GTACAGGCAGAGATTACCTGTTCAACACGCGCACGGGAGCCCGGCACTGGCTCTGA